One window of the Asticcacaulis sp. SL142 genome contains the following:
- a CDS encoding site-specific integrase: protein MSVGRAAIRRAWQRGEITSAPFIIDEHDRSDEDEPYRLSKAEMRKLLIKSKEWPHLHLFIMISLNTLARPGAVLDLAPNQVDLDARLIDLNPRGRKRTKKGRPIVPITDTLLPYITRRDVSRFVNWHGKPIQSIKKGFATVVSAAGLSKDTTPYSLRHTMAAELRARGVPAWEVEGLLGHKLPGTTERYAKFAPDYLSQGAAAIDAYFTDILNPKNKFDGFSRVCVPLAWHNDISPDGDIPKSLMFSMGKMVDPTGIEPVTPTMST from the coding sequence ATGTCTGTCGGACGTGCGGCGATCCGGCGCGCCTGGCAACGGGGTGAAATCACCTCCGCTCCCTTCATAATTGATGAGCATGATCGTTCTGACGAAGATGAACCCTATCGCTTGTCAAAAGCTGAAATGCGCAAGCTGCTTATTAAATCGAAAGAATGGCCGCATCTCCACCTGTTTATAATGATTTCACTGAACACGCTGGCCCGTCCCGGTGCCGTGCTGGATTTGGCTCCGAATCAGGTCGATCTGGACGCCAGACTAATCGACCTAAATCCGCGCGGGCGGAAACGCACCAAAAAGGGCCGTCCGATTGTGCCGATAACGGATACGCTGCTGCCTTATATCACACGCAGAGACGTATCGCGTTTTGTGAATTGGCATGGCAAGCCGATCCAATCAATTAAGAAGGGGTTTGCCACCGTAGTCAGCGCTGCCGGGCTTAGCAAAGATACCACGCCTTACAGTCTCCGCCACACCATGGCCGCTGAATTACGTGCCAGGGGTGTTCCGGCGTGGGAAGTCGAAGGGCTGTTGGGCCATAAGTTACCTGGCACAACTGAAAGATACGCCAAATTTGCTCCCGACTATTTAAGTCAGGGGGCTGCGGCAATTGATGCCTATTTCACTGACATATTGAATCCAAAGAACAAATTTGATGGCTTTTCGCGTGTCTGCGTGCCACTTGCGTGGCACAACGACATTTCGCCAGATGGCGATATTCCGAAATCGCTAATGTTTTCAATGGGTAAAATGGTGGACCCGACAGGGATTGAACCTGTGACCCCTACGATGTCAACGTAG
- a CDS encoding N-formylglutamate amidohydrolase: MDTNVSQLWHLSRDFIPAVDVIEPDGGEGWPLVFGLPHSGRYYPDSFIQGAREALPVLRSTEDAYVDDLIGFSQDMDIRCVRAVYGRSFVDVNRDPRELDARLIKGALPRDALTQTLRVRSGFGVIPRCLSGQREIHLHPIGIDEAKVRIARVHAPYHHALNYLLRQGCAQFGTIMFIDWHSMPSTTQAGGSRKLPDIVLGDLYGETCDPELTRFVKKQLEAHGLKVGLNMPFAGGYNMETYGKPHRGVHALQIEINRALYMDEATLEQTAGFGTLKSALASVIEALKSFRLGTL; this comes from the coding sequence ATGGATACGAATGTTTCTCAACTGTGGCACTTGTCCCGCGATTTTATTCCGGCGGTCGATGTGATCGAGCCGGACGGCGGGGAGGGCTGGCCGCTGGTGTTTGGTCTGCCCCATTCCGGTCGCTACTATCCCGACAGTTTTATTCAGGGCGCACGCGAGGCCTTGCCGGTGCTTAGGTCCACCGAAGATGCCTATGTCGATGACCTGATCGGGTTTTCACAGGACATGGACATCCGCTGTGTTCGCGCTGTCTATGGGCGGTCGTTTGTGGATGTTAACCGCGATCCGCGTGAGTTGGATGCCCGTCTGATCAAGGGCGCTTTGCCCAGAGACGCCCTGACCCAGACCCTGCGGGTGCGCTCCGGCTTTGGGGTCATTCCGCGCTGTTTGAGCGGGCAGAGGGAAATCCATCTTCACCCCATCGGGATTGATGAGGCCAAGGTGCGTATTGCACGGGTTCATGCCCCCTATCACCACGCCCTGAACTATCTGCTGCGGCAGGGATGCGCCCAGTTTGGCACCATTATGTTCATCGACTGGCATTCCATGCCGTCAACCACGCAGGCCGGCGGGTCGCGAAAGCTGCCCGATATCGTGCTGGGCGACCTTTATGGGGAAACCTGCGATCCGGAATTGACGCGCTTTGTGAAGAAGCAACTGGAGGCGCATGGCCTTAAGGTCGGGCTGAACATGCCCTTTGCCGGGGGCTATAATATGGAAACCTACGGTAAGCCGCACCGGGGCGTTCACGCGCTACAGATTGAGATCAACCGCGCGCTCTATATGGATGAGGCGACTTTGGAGCAGACGGCGGGCTTCGGGACGCTCAAATCGGCACTGGCGTCCGTTATTGAGGCCCTTAAGTCGTTTCGCCTCGGAACTCTCTAA
- a CDS encoding response regulator, translating to MKKILLAEDEDSVRSFLTRALQRAGYEVVSCADGDSAIEALDQGPYDLLLTDIVMPGADGIEVAKIAGQRQPGLKIMFITGFAAVALNAQKASPEAKVLEKPVHLREIVTEVERLIAA from the coding sequence ATGAAGAAAATTCTGCTGGCTGAAGACGAAGATTCCGTGCGCAGTTTCCTGACCCGCGCCCTGCAACGGGCGGGTTATGAGGTCGTAAGCTGTGCCGATGGCGACAGCGCGATCGAAGCGCTCGATCAAGGCCCCTACGACCTGCTGCTGACCGATATTGTTATGCCAGGTGCCGATGGTATCGAAGTCGCCAAGATTGCCGGCCAGCGCCAGCCGGGCCTTAAAATCATGTTCATCACCGGCTTTGCCGCGGTGGCCCTTAACGCCCAGAAAGCCTCTCCCGAAGCCAAGGTGCTCGAAAAGCCGGTGCATCTGCGCGAGATCGTGACCGAAGTCGAGCGTCTGATCGCGGCGTAA